The genomic segment TAAAATgaacccacacacacaaaaaattcaaataacccaaaagaaggcaagaaaggcaTAATGGattaacaaaaaagagaagatataaaatgaaaataagtagcAATATTAGAGACTTAAGTTAACTATACTGATAATTACATTATGTGCAAATGGACTAAATACACcagttaaaaggcagaaattgtcAGACTGGGTTAAAAAAGGCAAGTTCTTATATATTTCTGGAGAAATTATAAACCCCATAAGCTTTTCAGGGAATTTTTGTTGCTTCCCTTTTTTTGGTACAGAAATTTGCATAAtttgcgggcacctgggtggcttagtgggttaagcctctgccttgggctagggtcatgatctcagggtcctggcattgagccccccatcgtgttctctgctcagcggggagcctgcttcctcctcccctctctctctctctctctgcctgcctctctgcctacttgtgatctctctctctttcaaataaataaataaaattgttcaaaAAAGTTAGGAATTTGCATAATTTGAATTTGATCTAGTTTATCATTTCATTAGAAATTGGAAATATGGCTGAATTTGAATGAAATACTGAGTTGAATCAAATCTGCTTTACtcacggggctcctgggtggctcagtgggttaagcctctgccttcggctcaggttatgatctcagggttctgagatcaagccccgcatcaggctctctgcttggcagggagcctgcttccccacctgtctctgcctgcctctctgcctctttgtgatatctctctctgtcaaataaataaaatctttaaaaaaaaatctgctttactcactcttttctttttagaaaactttttatattctcagacaaaataaaagaataataaaataaataatcggtaggtaaaaaaaacaaaaacaaaaaaacaaaacctattctGAATGCCTTTCATAGTTCATGCAAACAAGACCCCCAGCTTGAGAGAAAATTTCATCTTTGCCTGGAATACCCCTCAACATATTGTAAGAGGCTCTATAGTATAGTTATGaaactttgtgtgttttttaaaaattatttatttaaagtaatctctgcatcaaacctggggctcaaactcacgacccagagatcaagagtcacatgctcttccaacagagctaaccaggtgcccctaaacgtTTGTAGGTTTAACGTTGTAAActtcaaagagatttttttagtTGATCCCAAGTTAATACAGCATTATCATAATAAATTTAGTGATTGGTCATTTTATCACATGTAAGAAATTACATCTCTTTGGGAGACATAACGAGATTTGCTATCTTTGAGTGGAAAGAATAAAATCCCCAATCATACATGAATTGGGACTctaatatatgtacacacacacacacacacacacacaccctgtatTTAGAACCATCTTAGCAAGTTCACATTTCAATTGAAGAAAATGTGTAACAAAAGCATGGTAAAACCACATCGTTCTCACCTTTGACACCGGTCTTGGCAGAACTGAAAAGGGGGACCACAGAACTCTGAATGCTATCGGCAAAATGATGCTCTGTCCCCCTTATTACCTCTCACTGCAAGTATCTAAGCCACCAATGCCAAGTAGGTTGTCATTGGAACGGATTATTTACCTCCCTTTAAAAGCCCATAAGACCTCCTTCCATTATGCCTTTAATGCATAAAACCCAAACTCCCAGGTTATTTTTATCACTTGTATTTTCCGCTCTGTACCTTCTCATCCAGAGAAATTCACATCACTCTCCAACCTGGCAAACTTGTCCGTTACCTCCTCCGTAACTTAAAATCTGTAATCAAGAAAATCCCCCAGATGATAGAAATAATCCAAGCAGCTATACAGCTAGTCTCTGCCAAGCCCAGACCTTAACCCACAGCCAGGGGCATGCAGGTGACGTCAAAGGGCAGTTTTCTAAAGTGGCACCACCTGGGCATCACGGGCTCTCTACGAGTTACCTAAAGTGGAGTCTTCTGTGCACCACTTTAGGGAAGATCAAAACAAGTCTTCCCACATTCCAGCCAGGGCTTACATTAACTTCCATGGGACCTGGAACACCAGCCTCCATGGAGGTCGCTCAGTGGGCATGAACAAGAGGGAGAGCCAAAGATGGAGTCCGTGTCATCAGCACTCCTACAGATTTGTCGAGCAAAACCCAAAATGTATACGTATGTATACAGGTATGGATACAGGTTATAGACCAGAAAACTTAGATCTAGTTTTATATTCTGAGTAATACCAATGGCTAGAACATGGAATAAAATCTCAGTAAGCATTATGGGGAAAGaattaattctatttaaaaatccatACGGTTTAGTGacacataattttctttctgtaatacAAGGTAATTGTAAAATGCATACTGGGGACCAAGAGAATGCCGAGGTCTCTACAAACTTAGGGTGCTATTTTGCCAGAATTAACAAATGATTTTGCTTGGTATCATTTCTTGCATTTAATGTGCAGCAAGAACTACACAAAAAGATCCTGAGCTTAGTTACATGAGAGAAAAATCTCTGattcctttatataaaaaaatatgtacatgacAAAATACTTTTGATATATAATAACTTCAACTCGACTGCTTTCCAAGTGAGATTCACTAACTGGAAAGCATCATTTGTTAGGCAGTCCTGGTATTCTGGAAGATTCTTTGGCAGTTTTTGGTCAACTGACGATTTAGAAAGGATTTAAAGAGCCAAGTTTCATTTGGGATTTAAGTGGTGAAAATACAGTCTAATTTCTTGATGAGAAAACCATGAAGTTAAAAAACTAGCAGGTTTTTAGGCTTATTTATGTACGTGAGAGAAGACAGGACCAAATCCATAATCAACAGCAGGTAAATGCCATGTctgtttcctattttaacctGTGCTAATTCCAAGAGTGATTGCTGTCctttacaaataaacaaaacagataaacaagtgGACAAGCAAATCTTTGAGGACAGCGCATTTGAAATAGCGAGCAAAGTATTGCTTACTGCTGGtattacttgttatttttttaaaatttcggTTAATAGTTGTTAACATgccattatttgttaattttcaaCAGGCCATGTTCTTGGTCACTTTCCCAATCATCAAGAAGGAGATATGGCAATCCATTCGTATTCTTTTTTCCCTAGTTTCCCTTAAAACCAAAGTTTTGTCTGTACAGCACGGTTTAGATCAATGCAGTCAGaataattggaaattaaaaccaaaacatcTTGCAGGTAGGCTTGGCATAGATGAGAATTTGTGTGAAAAGTTTAGTTCTTATTCATGggattttgttttcacatttccagtgggttttttttttttttgaaagcctcatttttctttctttgttcaaatgaaattataaattagCTTGGATATCAATAAACCTCATAAATCTAAACATCCCCCCCCAAATGGTCTACTATTTAAAGAACTGCTTGAACAGCACTGAGTTTACTTCATTTGCTATTCTCTGTGCAGTATGAAACAAAAAGGACATTTGACTTCATCATGTCTAATTTTTTGCccctcttcttatttttaaggaGACTGCAGTGACGGTGGAAATCATAAGCCATGTGTAACCCAGGGGTGGCATGGTTAGGAGTGCTACTGCCCTTGATCAAGTTCACTCATTCAGTCCTCAAACCAGCACTGCCTCCAGTGATCAAGAATCGACCTTTCAACATCTTCTGGGCTGCCCCAACAATGCAGTGTCAACATTTCTTCAATGTGGATTTGAATCTTcagttatttaatattatatcaaATCCCTTAGAGACTCAGAGGGGATCAACAATTGCCATATTTTACCCAAATGAATTAGGGTATTATCCTTATTTCTCTCAAGATGGAAAACCCTTTAATGGAGGGATACCACAGAATATGAATCTTTCTAAACACCTCAAGAAGACAGCTGATGACATTGCACGTGTTGTCTCTTGGTGGAGATCAGAAGGTCTTGTTGTCATTGACTGGGAAAGCTGGAAACCCCAATGGGATAGAAATTGGGGTCATAGACTAATATATAAAAACTACTCCTTAGCCTTCACCAGAAACCACCATCCTGACTggtcagaaatgaaagtgaataCAGTTGCCCAACAGGAATTTGAAAATGCCGGAAGGAGTGTTATGCACACTACTCTCACACTGGCTTTAGAAATGAGACCAAAGTGTTTATGGGGCTTTTATCTCTACCCAGACTGCTACaattatgattataaaataaacCCACAGATGTACACAGGTAAATGCCCCAATGATGAAATTTTCCGCAATGACCAACTCCAGTGGCTATGGGAAAAAAGCACAGCACTTTATACTTCAATATATCTGGATAAAATATTGAAGTCAAGTTTAAATGCTTTGAAATTTGTTCATTATCGAGTTAGGGAAGCCATGAGGATTGCTGAAATGGCTAGACATGACTACATTttgccagtttttattttttccagaccATTTTATTTGCATAGTATTGAAGATTTATCACAGGTAAGGAAAAAGTACACTcatctaaaaatggaaatttagtaCAATGACTATACAAAAtctgtgaaaaaaatgttttagtataattattttcccttaataatagaatactattttattattaaaggtacatattttttcaaatgttaagtcAATTCTGAAACATTATCACTGACAATTAGATGTTTACTTGGTTTTAAGATGATGATTCTTATCAGCTTAGCATTTTTAGGGGTTTCCTGAAACCCCTTGAGTTAAATGATGCAACAGATCAAGCTTGAGTTAAATGATGCAACAGATTAATTTTTAACCCTGGAGAAATTTCAGAGTCCGCTTTTAAATAGGGAAGAGTAATAGCAATTTTGCAAATCTAAAACATACAGAACAAAGCTTGGGTAAATTGTTAAGCAGTTACAGTTTTTGTTATATTGCATCATTATGTTTTTACTAAGTTCAttgaaaaataccataaattccattgattttatattgaAGAGTCTACAATGTGATCTAGTGGCTAGTGTCAAGACTTTAAAAACAGTTTATGTAAATAGATACTGTCCTTTGACTTAACACAAAGTAGGAGGCACAAAGAGGTGGGAAGGAGCTTGATTGGAAGATAATGAGTTTGCTGACATGTGGAAGTATTCAAGATTTAGCTAGATTGTCATTTAGATAGGACATTATTAGAGGGCTTCAATGGTTGGATGGATAGCTAGATAAGAAAACCCTTAAATCCTCATCCATACCTGTGAGCCCACCGTGCTGTACTCCACTACCCAACACAGACACAGGGCCATTGGAAAGACAACACCGCTCACTTTATTAGACTGCTTATGTTTGAGATGAGGACGTTTAAAAGCATTGTCAATTCTTCCtcaaaattttcagaataaacaACTACTGACACAAATGCTGTTGAGTAGACTTGACATTGTATCATTAAGGATTACTCATTAATGGGATGTTCATTCAATAAGTTTAGGAGGAAAAGAATCATAACATCTTGACAAAAAGCTGGAGGATCTCAGAGGTGTCTAATCCACTTCTCACCCAAACATGGATTCTTACTTATCTGGCTCTGCTTCAGCACTTTTCCGTGGCTCTCTCCCTAGTCCAGGAGAAACACTGACACTTGTGGACAGTGTTAATTCCCAGAAAGTTCTTGAGTATGTTGAGTCTACTCTGCCCCTGGATAACTTCATACCATTAATTTTAATTCAACCTTCTGGTGCAACCTAGAATAAATCAAATCCTTCTTTCAGAAGTCAGGTCTCCAGGTATTTGAATACATCAGTTGTACCTACCAAAGTCTTCTCATAAGTCATTCCTCAACAGATCTCTCAAATCATGTCACTTTCTCAGATCCTTTTGGGAAAAAGACTAGGTTATATTTATTCAGTCCACagttatttactgagtgcctataATGTgttgtattaataataataacagtaacattaataataatcaatattaatatttaattaattaatattaattaataataataattaatattaataatattgttaGTTTCTACCattataattattactattaataattataatggTAGAAACTATTAATAGTCCATATAGCTAGATAGTTTGtcttgaaagaaaacaagagaatgaGATGAGTCACATTTTAATGAAAGTcttattcatggggcgcctgggtggctcagtgggttaagccgctgccttcggctcaggtcatgatctcagggtcctgggatcgagtcccgcatcgggctctctgctcagcagggagcctgctccctcctctctctccacctgcctctctctctacttgtgatctctctctgtcaaataaataaataaaatctttaaaaaaacaaaaaaagaaagtcttattCATAACTTTCCTATTTTTTGTGCTATTAGACTTATGACATAAATTATGGGCTAAGTAATTTCTGAGCTCTACTTCAGAAATCAATAAACCACATACTCTACTTACCAAAAACTATAGAATTAATCTGATTATTATAGTGAAGCATTTTAATACATCCTATTGGCCTTCATCAATCAACAAATGATATGAATCTTTTTTACCTATTGTCTAAATACCATAActttacaaagaaataatttaaaataccaactctgtttgatattttctttcagaagtttCTCAATTTAAGTGAAAGACTTGATTTACATTTAAGGATTATGATACTGGCTagtaaaatagaagaaagatttcctttcttgttaTATTACCTATACAAATTGTGGAACAGAAGCACTAGTGTTATTGGAAGCTTCCCATAAGCAGGGACACTGTGCTGTGGCACAGCCATTTCCTCATCCTAGTATTTGAACACTGTGTTTTTGCACTGGATCTCTGGTTCTCCACaccttggaaggaaggaaagaatgcaGATTCCTTCATCTATCATCTTTTCTCTGTTCCATCTCTGTTCCATCCCCTTATGCCCTGCATCTTTGTTCTTGCTCTATAATCGTGAACATAACCTTCACAGTTTCTTGTCTTGGTAAATTATAATCTACTTAGTTGCCCAGCTTGTGTCACTTGTATCCTCCCCGCTCTTTCCATTATCCAAGAGATATCCATCTTTGTTTCCAAATCACTCTTCTTCTGTTTTACAAGGACTGACACTGCCTTCGTTGAGACCCTCATCATTTCTCATTCGGCAGCGTGCATCACCTCCTAACTGGTGTCCCTCCCTACCATCTTGACCTCCTCCTCCAATACATGTTTTATGTGACAGCCAAAAACATCTATCCAAGTTGCAAATTTGGGGTTTTCCAGTACTAAAACTCTTTTTGTACTTTAGTCcgaataatttaaaatagcataaaagaTTCTTTGCATTTGGATCCTCCCTATATACAAAGATTCAGATGCCGTCACTTCTTCCCCAGTCCCCTGTGTTTTACCACAAGAGCTCCTGGCAGTTCTCTGGGTGGACTGATTTTCTTCTACATAGGAACCTCTGCCCTTATTCTTCCTACTATACACAAAATTGTGCCTTCTCTAATCGGTCTTATGAATTTGCACTCATTTCCAAAGACACATCTAAAATCTCACCTCCTGAAGCTTTCCAAAGGAAGATTTCCCAGACTCTTCCATGTAGAATTAAGCAGTACCTCTGATCTATATGTCTAGTGGGACAATATGGAACTAAATCTGTTATACTAtaatcacttgtttttttttaatcacagcaagctttgttctttttattattattattattattattgttcagTGGTTACAGGTAGTATAACATCAAAGTTAAGAGTTCCAGCAAATTATAATTACTTGTTTATATGTTTGTCTCAACCATCACACTAAAGAGCTCCCTTGAGGACAGGAACTggaatctatttcatttttatattcttagtgTCTAGAATATTGCCTGGaacatcataaatatttatcaaacaaaaGCTAAGCATCCAAGGCAGAATTACCTTTCCTAATTCTGctctacagtattttttttaagaaacacagaCAACATTatcagtgtggttttttttttttttaccacaattgaTGGGTTGAGTCTTATCACTGACATGTCAATGACTAAATTGAGTTTGGCAGAAACTACTTGTGATACTTCTCTTTTCTAGGAAGATTTAGTACATACAATTGGCGAGAGTGCCGCGTTGGGGGCAGCAGGCATAATATTGTGGGGAGGATACGAATACTCTGATTCGAAGGTAAGCAGTGATTTTTCTGTCGGCATCTTGAATATATTCCCGATACTgcttttggttttacttttccATATCAGGGACAAATGGTTATCTGCTCCCATTACTTTAATGAAGTTCAAAGAGTACAGGGACTAACATtgtttgagcacctactctgtggcTAGTGTAGCCTGGAAAGAGCACAGGTTTTCCAATCAGACAGCCCTAAGGGAGAATTCAATTTTCATGTTCTAGAAGTGTAATCTTAGGCTAATTAGCctctctgagtcttagtttctccatctaaaaaaaaaaaaaagaaaaagaaaaagtaaaaggtacAGAAAAAAACCTATTCTGCTGGGATTTCAGTAGATGCAATGATAGAATGTATAtgtgacaaagaaaaagaatagtaaattttaaaaacaaatattatttcatcCACATTAAGGGGGATGGGTTTTCTAAAAATGGCTCTTGATTGCCTGATCAACAAAGATAGAAATGCtcgtgggaggaaaaaaatatatgtatataaagttttattaacaATCTGCTCTTGATCGTAGTAGTGCCCCCacaaaataactattatttttcaCAACTGAATTTGAACATGTTCTATTGGTCGCCGGTCACACTGCCTAAGTGAAAATTCTGAACCGCAGCTTTTCTTCACTTGCAGGTATGAACAGATAGTCTCATTTTCAGGTATTAAAACATCCAGTCTCATAACACATAAAAAGGGCCATCTCTTTCTCATTCAGTGTGGCACGAATGAGAACCCGCACGGAAGAGCTGTTAAGAGCAGGAGGCCGGAAGTTGGATTGTCTGGGGTCCGCTGCGTGCTTTTTGTCACCTACTAgccgtgtgaccttgagcagctCATTGACTCTACAATTcctctatctgtaaaatgtgggAAATAATAGTATCTTCTCACTGGGCTCTTATGCGAACTGCATCATAACATGTGTAAAGcgcttaaaacagtgcctgggaTGCGGGAAGTGCAAGGTACGCGTTGGCGATTATTCGGGTAAATATTTCCTGCCCTTTGTCCCCATAGCCCCTGCTTAAGTCTTAGGTATGGGGAAGAGGAATGTGGGtcaatttctttgttcatttgctttaagGAACGGTGTGGGAAACTGGGTTGGGAGGAGACAAAGTGggcaatgttaatttttatttatttggacatttataattatttttgtcttttgaagtTCTTCCCACACAACCGCCACATAGGAACTGGCTCTTTTTTTGCATGAGGGGTCACTGAGATTTGATTAGAGACACTCCCACACAGCCTGCAACTCAAGCATACCCCCAAGGCTTTGCTCCTGAGGCCTTGGTAAGAGGAAACTGTCAAATGCTCAGGTGGGGAAGGCTGCCAGAGCTGTAGGCTGGCAAGAGGATAAGGAGATCGCACTGGAGTGTGTTAGGTTGGAAATGCTTGTGAGACTTGTAGGTGGAGATGTCACCCAGGCAAAGTCTGGGAAGTACACATTCGGGAGTTCTATTTAGAGCAAGGAGATGGGGTGAGTGTATCCAGAAACtacagctggagaagagaagaggtcTAAGAATTAAGCCTGAAGTTCTCCAGTGTTCAGGGGTAGGAAAGATGAGCAGAACCTAGCAAAGGACACTATGAAGGAACATCCAGTGAAGTAGAAAAAACCCAGGAGGGGGTGATGTCCTGGGAGCTAAGCGAAGAACGTATGTCAAGAAAGAGGGCAGAACGGAAGATGCCCAAGTTGAACTTGATTGTACTTACCTGGGTTCTATGCTCTCTTTGATTATAGTcttcccccaatctctctctttcttgttcaatggtttgcttgtttttattttattccatcgGTTCTAAAACCTCCCCTCAGATAAGAAGTCTGGTCCTGACGAAAAATAGCATCTGTTCCTAAATATAGCATGAGGCTAGCTTAGACGGATGTCGCTGGACCAAAACATGACACGTGAGATTTTCAGCCCTTGTTACCATCCGAAGTGACACCTTGTTAAACTGCCTGTCATTAGGAGTTTACTCTGTCTTGTAACTTTCCATTGGAACCCTCTCTGTCCTTACTAGACGGATTCACAGTATTGATGCCTCTTCTCACTGAGAAAATACCCCACCTCTTGAATTTAATTGGAGTTTAATTATGGACCAGTGTTAATATTGATCAAAATCACTGAAGTGCTAATGGAGAATTCATTGTATGTTATTAATGAATCTCCTAGGATTTTCCCCAGTTCCTCCTATATGGATCAAGGCAGGAAATTATCTGACCTGTAATATTAGTGTATATTTAGTATGGATGTTGAGGATGTTTCACAATGaaagttaaatttataaaataaccaTACCATATTAATGCTGATCTTTTTAAGATGCTACTAAAAATATCTCTTTATATGAATTCCTATTTAAAAACATAGATCTTCCTCCTCAGCTTTACCAAATGCAAATCTTCAGGTATTAATACCACCTGTATAATAATAGAATCATATTTTGAAAAGGGAACTAAACAGATCTCTACTTTTCCTACAGGAGACCTGCTTATCTGTGCAAAAGTCTATCCAAGGGTCATTGGGCCATTATGCTGTTAACGTGACATCGGCAGCTAAATTCTGCAGTCAAAGTCTGTGTCACAATAATGGAAGATGTATCCGAAAAATCCCCGAATCCTCCTCCTATCTGCACATGCCTGGAAGCAGCACTAAGAAATCCATCCTAAGTAAGAGTTTCAGATTCATCATTTCTCCAAGCAGTAAACTGAAGACAATAAAGGCCATGAAGAATGGATTTGTGTGTCACTGCTATCATGGCTGGCACGGAGAATCTTGTCAGCAACACTCTTCAGATCTCTTGAGAGGGAATAGTAAGGCTCTTATGACTAActttaatttatcagtttttctcaGCATGACCTTAATCTACAATTCTGTGGAATTCTCTCACCTCCTCTTTCAAGgtcaatttttctttgaaatactgAAGAGTAAAAAATGCtgggttccccccccccctttcacTTAAGCTACTTCTAAAATAGATATTGGctttaaagtaaaacatttttccaaagtgatCATTGGCTCCAGTCCTTGCCACAGCGATTATTGTATGGGGCGCCTCCTTTGTGCTGGGCGCTGGGGATGAGGAAATGAATACCCAGAAGtccctgcccttgtggagctTAAATTCTTGTGAGAAACTGAACAATAATAAGTAAgccataaataaatacacatatatcaaatgaagataaatgttgtggaaaataataaaggatgGTGAAGGGACCAGGGGGTGTGGTGGAGTACAGGAGATTGTATAAGGGTAGACAAATAAGCCCGCTAATGTGATGACCTGAAGGCGGAAGCACAGCCCAGCTACACCCACATTCTTGGAATGGGGAATAAGGAAGAGCAAAGGCAAAAACCTTTAAGTGGGAGCAGATGTGAAGTGTTTCAGGACATCAAGAAGGCCAGTATGGCTcatgcaggagggagaggagagggcatGGAGAACCAGGTCATTCATTAACTTTGTAACAGACTCTTAGTCTGAgcaaaggtatttatttttttaataattaaatagaaatttctgGAGGAAAGCCCGTCAAATAAGATACaatatctacatttaaaaaataaatacacacttaAATTGGATAGAAACAATAGCATCTACTAGGATTGGATCGATATTGCTACAATGTTCTTGAGACTCCAATCATTTATAACAAATCGGGAAATTTGTAGTTAAGTCATATGGAATATGGAGCACACAATAACATGGGAGCTAAAAAAGGCAAGCATTATGTTCTAGCTATTTGTGTTCCAGGGACTGGGAATTCCTAAATAATTCAAGTGATCCCAGGATACCAAGTCATAAGGCAAGAGGAATCAATTCTAAATTCTGTCGGGTTCAGTTTTTATCAGGAGCAACTCTAGGGCTCTTAGAAATTGATTTGGCAATCATACTCATCAGATGGTGAGTCCTATTAGAACcctttaaaatggaatttatataaaaaattctttgatatttGCTGGCTTATTAAAGTATACTGTATCTAAGCaactcattttctttcaattctcGATGCATGTTAAGTcatttgaaaaattcatttgGTCACTTGGGCTAACCTAGTTATAATTCAGGTCAATGTCTTTCATAAAGAGAGATTAATCTCAAAACAGATTAATAGTATCCTAAATACTATTTCCCTCAGCTTAAGGAGGATACTGTCTGACACTTTCCAAATATTGCACTTTCTTATGTACTTCATCTTGGCCCACATATAGAGTGTGGATACATAGATCACACTCAGATTTGgacttcattttttcatttgtccattcattcattcattttcaaaagtAGTAAAAGTTAAGGAGGCAGTGGAATA from the Lutra lutra chromosome 11, mLutLut1.2, whole genome shotgun sequence genome contains:
- the LOC125081000 gene encoding LOW QUALITY PROTEIN: hyaluronidase-4-like (The sequence of the model RefSeq protein was modified relative to this genomic sequence to represent the inferred CDS: deleted 1 base in 1 codon), which encodes MCNPGVAWLGVLLPLIKFTHSVLKPALPPVIKNRPFNIFWAAPTMQCQHFFNVDLNLQLFNIISNPLETQRGSTIAIFYPNELGYYPYFSQDGKPFNGGIPQNMNLSKHLKKTADDIARVVSWWRSEGLVVIDWESWKPQWDRNWGHRLIYKNYSLAFTRNHHPDWSEMKVNTVAQQEFENAGRSVMHTTLTLALEMRPKCLWGFYLYPDCYNYDYKINPQMYTGKCPNDEIFRNDQLQWLWEKSTALYTSIYLDKILKSSLNALKFVHYRVREAMRIAEMARHDYILPVFIFSRPFYLHSIEDLSQEDLVHTIGESAALGAAGIILWGGYEYSDSKETCLSVQKSIQGSLGHYAVNVTSAAKFCSQSLCHNNGRCIRKIPESSSYLHMPGSSTKKSILSKSFRFIISPSSKLKTIKAMKNGFVCHCYHGWHGESCQQHSSDLLRGNSKALMTNFNLSVFLSMTLSTILWNSLTSSFKVNFSLKY